A stretch of the Amycolatopsis sp. BJA-103 genome encodes the following:
- a CDS encoding GNAT family N-acetyltransferase: protein MRDTLTWRPLTREDAEASADLLNAMETVDGIGENYTEEDTLQELIDPYADLDRASLAAFDGDMMAGYMKIRFKPSAEEVHRVFLDGGVHPGYRRQGLGTALVDAGVEAAEVVHALHHPASKLVVDVNRPERIAGLAELLRSRGFAAVRYFQRMEQPLGGSLGDVGIPDGFRIEPWSERNDEDFRGVRNEAYRDYWGAVPMPVDLWKNKITNQTFRPEVSFLLREEATGAPVGMLVTMFWEADTEATGVRDAHFMLVGTLRGHRRQGVAGALMRHALRAAAEQGYHRASLNVDSASPSGAFGVFEKAGFAPTMRYVRWALEIQGADT from the coding sequence ATGCGCGACACCCTGACGTGGCGGCCGCTCACCCGCGAGGACGCTGAAGCGTCGGCCGACCTCCTCAACGCCATGGAGACCGTGGACGGCATCGGCGAGAACTACACCGAGGAAGACACCCTCCAGGAGTTGATCGACCCGTACGCGGATCTGGATCGGGCGAGTCTCGCCGCGTTCGACGGCGACATGATGGCGGGCTACATGAAGATCCGCTTCAAGCCGTCCGCGGAAGAGGTCCATCGGGTCTTCCTCGACGGCGGAGTGCATCCCGGGTATCGCCGTCAGGGTCTCGGAACCGCGCTCGTCGACGCGGGGGTCGAGGCGGCCGAAGTGGTGCACGCGCTGCATCATCCGGCCTCGAAGCTCGTGGTGGACGTCAACCGGCCCGAGCGGATCGCCGGTCTGGCCGAGCTCCTCCGGAGCCGGGGATTCGCGGCGGTGCGCTACTTCCAGCGCATGGAACAGCCGCTCGGCGGCTCGCTCGGCGATGTGGGGATCCCGGACGGGTTCCGGATCGAGCCGTGGTCGGAGCGGAACGACGAGGACTTCCGGGGCGTCCGGAACGAGGCGTACCGGGACTACTGGGGCGCGGTGCCGATGCCCGTGGACCTGTGGAAGAACAAGATCACCAACCAGACCTTCCGGCCCGAGGTGAGCTTCCTGCTCCGGGAGGAGGCGACGGGCGCACCGGTGGGAATGCTGGTGACCATGTTCTGGGAGGCCGACACGGAGGCCACCGGCGTCCGCGACGCGCACTTCATGCTCGTCGGAACACTCCGGGGACACCGGAGGCAGGGCGTCGCCGGAGCGCTGATGAGGCACGCGCTGCGGGCCGCGGCCGAGCAGGGTTACCACCGGGCCAGCTTGAACGTGGACTCGGCGAGCCCGTCCGGCGCGTTCGGGGTCTTCGAGAAGGCGGGCTTCGCGCCGACGATGCGGTACGTGCGGTGGGCACTCGAAATTCAAGGCGCAGACACGTAA
- a CDS encoding amidase — protein sequence MEWNFRTAEELAAALRAGDVTSAELTDDAIARIERDDKAINAICVPDFDRARAAARDADEARARGEDRPLLGIPVTVKECYDMAGLPTTWGMPPHRDYVPAEDAVQVSRLKTAGAVVLGKTNVPLGLQDIQSFNEIYGTTNNPWDHERTPGGSSGGSAAALASGFGALSLGSDLAGSLRTPAHFCGVYAHKPTLGLAATRGMVAPPSPPLPVELDLAVVGPMARSARDLTLLLDVMTGPDPLTLGKAHHVTLPPARHERLRDFRVLVIEEHPFIPTGSAVRAGVNRVADALADGGARVERHTPLLPDLTEAATLYTQLMFSSSVARFPVDGYEQLQARAAELSADDQSLDATRLRAMVFTHRDWMEANTRRELHRHGWRQFFTEFDAVVCPITPTPAFPHDHNPDPLARRIDIDGVEYPYFDQLVLAGLATMPGLPATAIPAGRSPEGLPVGVQLIGPMFEDRTPLRLAELLEREIGGFQVPR from the coding sequence ATGGAGTGGAACTTTCGAACGGCCGAAGAACTCGCGGCCGCTTTGCGTGCCGGTGACGTGACTTCGGCGGAACTGACCGACGACGCGATCGCCCGTATCGAGCGCGACGACAAGGCGATCAACGCCATCTGCGTACCGGACTTCGACCGTGCGCGGGCCGCCGCGCGCGATGCCGACGAGGCGCGCGCCCGCGGCGAAGACCGCCCGTTACTCGGCATCCCGGTGACGGTCAAAGAGTGCTACGACATGGCCGGGCTGCCCACGACCTGGGGCATGCCGCCACACCGGGACTACGTGCCCGCCGAGGACGCGGTCCAGGTGTCGCGGCTCAAGACCGCGGGCGCGGTGGTGCTGGGCAAGACCAACGTGCCCTTGGGGCTGCAGGACATCCAGAGCTTCAACGAGATCTACGGCACCACCAACAATCCGTGGGATCACGAGCGCACGCCGGGCGGATCCTCCGGCGGATCGGCGGCGGCCCTGGCGTCCGGCTTCGGCGCGCTGTCCCTCGGCTCCGACCTCGCCGGTTCGCTGCGCACCCCCGCGCATTTCTGCGGCGTCTACGCGCACAAGCCGACCCTCGGGCTGGCGGCGACCCGCGGCATGGTCGCGCCGCCGTCACCGCCCCTGCCGGTCGAACTCGACCTCGCCGTCGTCGGGCCGATGGCGCGCTCCGCCCGCGACCTCACGCTCCTGCTCGACGTCATGACCGGACCGGACCCGCTGACGCTCGGCAAAGCACACCACGTGACGCTGCCACCCGCGCGCCACGAGCGGCTCCGCGACTTCCGGGTCCTGGTCATCGAGGAGCATCCGTTCATCCCGACCGGGTCCGCGGTACGGGCGGGCGTGAACCGGGTGGCCGACGCGCTCGCCGACGGCGGTGCCCGCGTCGAACGGCACACCCCGCTGCTGCCCGATCTGACCGAAGCCGCGACGCTCTACACGCAGTTGATGTTCTCGAGCTCCGTCGCACGGTTCCCCGTCGACGGGTACGAGCAACTGCAGGCCCGCGCCGCCGAACTGAGCGCGGACGACCAGAGCCTCGACGCGACGCGGCTGCGCGCCATGGTGTTCACCCACCGCGACTGGATGGAGGCGAACACCCGCCGCGAGCTCCACCGTCACGGCTGGCGGCAGTTCTTCACCGAGTTCGACGCCGTGGTGTGCCCGATCACGCCCACTCCCGCGTTTCCGCACGATCACAATCCGGATCCGCTGGCACGCCGGATCGACATCGACGGCGTCGAGTACCCGTACTTCGACCAGCTCGTCCTGGCCGGCCTGGCCACCATGCCCGGCCTTCCCGCCACCGCCATCCCGGCGGGCCGGTCCCCCGAGGGATTGCCGGTGGGGGTGCAGCTCATCGGGCCGATGTTCGAGGACCGCACCCCGCTGCGGCTGGCCGAACTTCTGGAGCGGGAGATCGGCGGCTTCCAAGTACCGAGGTAG
- a CDS encoding peroxiredoxin codes for MAVEVGSQAPDFTLNDYNKQAVKLSSFQGDKPVLLVFYPFAFSGICTGELCQLRDEFADYDGEGVQVIGVSVDTPFSLKAWAEQEGYQFPLLSDFWPHGEVAKAYGVFNEAAGLATRGTFLIDKDGVVRFAEVNQPGEARDQQAWKKAVAALA; via the coding sequence ATGGCCGTCGAGGTCGGATCGCAAGCCCCGGACTTCACGCTCAACGACTACAACAAGCAGGCCGTGAAGCTGTCGTCCTTCCAGGGTGACAAGCCGGTCCTGCTGGTGTTCTACCCGTTCGCGTTCAGCGGTATCTGCACCGGCGAGCTGTGCCAGCTCCGCGACGAGTTCGCGGACTACGACGGCGAAGGTGTCCAGGTCATCGGTGTGTCCGTGGACACCCCGTTCTCGCTCAAGGCGTGGGCCGAGCAGGAGGGCTACCAGTTCCCGCTGCTCTCGGACTTCTGGCCGCACGGTGAGGTCGCGAAGGCCTACGGCGTCTTCAACGAGGCGGCCGGCCTGGCCACCCGCGGCACCTTCCTGATCGACAAGGACGGCGTCGTGCGGTTCGCCGAGGTCAACCAGCCCGGCGAGGCGCGCGACCAGCAGGCGTGGAAGAAGGCCGTGGCCGCACTGGCCTGA
- a CDS encoding alpha-hydroxy acid oxidase, producing MTKRRLPKPSELKQILRPKPIVLNPTERRLAGAHTIADLRMLARKRTPRAAFDYTDGAAELEDSLRRARQAFRSVEFHPNVLRGVSDVDTSKEILGKRSALPFAFAPTGFTRMMNHEGESAVGRVAQRNGIPMGLSTMATTSIEDLAAAAPEARKWFQLYVWRDHKAGEDLMNRAWAAGFDTLMLTVDTPVAGARLRDVRNGLTIPPALTLKTFVDGAMHPAWWFNLLTTEPLTFASLSHFDGTVAELLNKLFDPTLNFDDLDRVRQTWPGKLVIKGIQNVDDARDVVKHGADAVLLSNHGGRQLDRAPTPIELLPAVLDEIQGDAEVWVDTGILSGGDIVAAIARGADAVLIGRAFLYGLMAGGERGVQRCVDILRDEMVRTMQLLGVRTLADLKPSHATMR from the coding sequence GTGACGAAGCGTCGACTGCCGAAGCCGAGTGAGCTGAAGCAGATCCTGCGGCCGAAGCCGATCGTGCTCAATCCGACCGAGCGGCGGCTGGCGGGCGCGCACACGATCGCCGACCTGCGGATGCTCGCCCGCAAGCGGACGCCCAGGGCGGCGTTCGACTACACCGACGGCGCCGCGGAACTGGAAGACAGCCTCCGCCGCGCCCGGCAAGCCTTCCGCAGCGTGGAATTCCACCCGAACGTCCTGCGCGGAGTGTCCGATGTGGACACGAGCAAGGAGATCCTCGGCAAGCGTTCGGCATTGCCGTTCGCGTTCGCGCCGACCGGGTTCACGCGGATGATGAACCACGAGGGCGAGTCCGCGGTGGGCCGGGTCGCGCAGCGCAACGGGATCCCGATGGGGCTGTCGACGATGGCGACGACGTCGATCGAAGACCTCGCGGCGGCCGCGCCGGAGGCCCGCAAGTGGTTCCAGCTCTACGTCTGGCGCGACCACAAGGCGGGCGAAGATCTGATGAATCGCGCCTGGGCCGCCGGGTTCGACACGCTCATGCTGACGGTGGACACCCCGGTCGCCGGCGCGCGGCTGCGCGACGTCCGCAACGGGCTGACCATCCCGCCCGCGCTCACTCTCAAGACGTTCGTCGACGGCGCGATGCATCCGGCGTGGTGGTTCAACCTGCTGACCACCGAGCCGCTGACCTTCGCGTCGTTGAGCCACTTCGACGGCACTGTCGCCGAACTGCTCAACAAGCTCTTCGACCCGACCTTGAACTTCGACGACCTCGACCGGGTCCGCCAAACCTGGCCCGGCAAGCTCGTGATCAAGGGGATCCAGAACGTCGACGACGCACGTGACGTGGTCAAGCACGGCGCCGACGCGGTGCTGCTGTCCAACCACGGCGGACGCCAGCTGGACCGCGCGCCGACGCCGATCGAGCTGCTGCCCGCGGTGCTCGACGAGATCCAGGGCGACGCCGAGGTGTGGGTCGACACCGGCATCCTCTCCGGCGGCGACATCGTGGCCGCGATCGCTCGCGGAGCCGACGCGGTGCTCATCGGGCGCGCGTTCCTGTACGGCCTGATGGCCGGGGGCGAACGCGGCGTTCAGCGGTGCGTGGACATCCTGCGCGACGAGATGGTCAGGACCATGCAGTTGCTGGGCGTCCGCACCCTCGCCGACCTCAAGCCTTCACACGCGACGATGCGCTGA
- a CDS encoding DUF3052 domain-containing protein codes for MVAAGDADQSSVAERLGIKPDMVVQEIGWDEDVDDDLRAAIEEQIGGDILDEDADEVIDVVLLWWREDDGDLGDTLIEVRTPLNENGVIWVLTPKTGQPGHVEPSEIAEAVPQVGLAQTANISAGPKWAGTRLVSPKSSKTKR; via the coding sequence GTGGTCGCCGCGGGAGACGCTGATCAGAGCAGCGTCGCCGAAAGGCTTGGGATCAAGCCGGACATGGTGGTCCAAGAGATCGGCTGGGACGAGGACGTCGACGACGACCTCCGAGCGGCGATCGAGGAGCAGATCGGCGGCGACATCCTCGACGAGGACGCCGACGAGGTCATCGACGTTGTGCTGCTGTGGTGGCGCGAAGACGACGGTGATCTCGGAGACACGCTGATCGAGGTCCGGACCCCCTTGAACGAGAACGGTGTGATCTGGGTGCTGACCCCGAAGACGGGACAGCCAGGGCACGTCGAGCCGAGCGAGATCGCCGAAGCGGTGCCGCAGGTCGGGTTGGCGCAGACCGCCAACATCAGTGCGGGCCCGAAGTGGGCAGGCACCCGGCTGGTATCGCCGAAGTCGTCCAAGACCAAGCGGTGA
- a CDS encoding PucR family transcriptional regulator — protein sequence MADATSGRHVPKHHGLSAKTLRRLEHASGRLASASVAVMEERLSWFARLPADQRASVLLITQAGAAGFVDWLRDAKEALSLTTEAFRDAPAELSRWVSLRQAVGMVRLAIEVFEEQLPEFAANEAERAALIEGILRYGREIAFAAANSYAAAAEARGAWDARLEALVVDGIVRGDAEEAVLSRAAALGWDPAAPATALVGTPTSDDPPAVVFEVRSRAARVGRPVLLSVQGSRLVVVVAGPTDGSVKDREILTKLSVAFAEGPVVAGPTVPTLAEAHHSATEALSGLRAVVGWPGAPRPARSIDLLPERALSGDPEAERLLVEQIARPLEEAGPALLRTVETYLDSGGVLETCARTLFVHPNTVRYRLRKAAELTGRHAAESRDAWVLKVALTVGRLARARGLW from the coding sequence ATGGCTGATGCGACTTCCGGACGGCATGTCCCCAAGCACCACGGGCTGTCCGCCAAGACCCTCCGGCGGCTCGAGCACGCCTCCGGCCGGCTCGCGAGCGCGAGCGTGGCGGTGATGGAGGAGCGGCTGAGCTGGTTCGCCCGCCTCCCCGCCGACCAGCGCGCGAGCGTCCTGCTGATCACCCAGGCGGGTGCCGCCGGTTTCGTCGACTGGCTCCGCGACGCGAAGGAGGCGCTCTCGCTCACCACCGAGGCGTTCCGCGACGCGCCCGCCGAACTGTCCCGCTGGGTGAGCCTGCGGCAGGCCGTCGGCATGGTGCGGCTGGCGATCGAGGTGTTCGAGGAGCAGCTGCCGGAGTTCGCCGCGAACGAGGCGGAACGCGCCGCGCTGATCGAGGGGATCCTGCGTTACGGCAGGGAGATCGCGTTCGCCGCCGCCAACTCCTACGCGGCCGCCGCCGAGGCGCGTGGCGCCTGGGACGCGCGGCTGGAAGCGCTGGTCGTCGACGGCATCGTCCGCGGCGACGCCGAGGAGGCTGTGCTCTCCCGCGCCGCCGCGCTCGGCTGGGATCCGGCCGCGCCCGCCACCGCGCTGGTCGGCACCCCGACGTCGGACGATCCGCCCGCCGTGGTGTTCGAGGTGCGCAGCCGGGCCGCCAGGGTCGGGCGTCCCGTCCTGCTCTCGGTGCAGGGCTCCCGCCTGGTCGTGGTCGTCGCGGGCCCCACCGACGGCAGCGTCAAGGACCGCGAGATCCTCACCAAGCTGTCCGTCGCCTTCGCCGAGGGCCCGGTCGTCGCCGGGCCGACGGTGCCCACCCTCGCCGAGGCGCACCACAGCGCGACGGAAGCACTGTCCGGCCTGCGCGCCGTCGTCGGCTGGCCCGGCGCGCCGCGGCCCGCGAGATCGATCGACCTGCTGCCGGAACGCGCGTTGTCCGGCGACCCGGAGGCGGAACGCCTGCTCGTCGAGCAGATCGCCCGGCCGCTGGAGGAGGCGGGCCCGGCACTGCTGCGGACGGTGGAGACCTACCTCGACAGCGGCGGCGTCCTGGAGACCTGTGCGCGGACGCTGTTCGTGCATCCGAACACCGTCCGGTACCGGCTGCGGAAGGCGGCCGAACTCACCGGCCGTCACGCCGCCGAATCACGCGACGCGTGGGTACTGAAGGTGGCACTGACGGTCGGACGGCTGGCCCGCGCCCGCGGCCTCTGGTAA
- a CDS encoding mechanosensitive ion channel family protein: MGEQLKDGLGQAWNLVATFVPKLVGFLIILLIGWLIAKAVSKALGLVLSKIGFGKLIEKTGLTGTLKQANVDAGGILVKLVYYFILLIALQLAFGVFGETNPVSALLNEIIAFLPRILVALVLVIVAAAIAKVVRDLVTGALSTRPAGRLLGTVAYWLIMAFGIIAALGQVNIATAVTGPILVAVLATIGGVIVVGFGGGLIKPAQDRWQGWLANLQGQLEAGNGKQEVRSEPPTSPVGIGRVDS; the protein is encoded by the coding sequence GTGGGCGAGCAGCTGAAAGACGGTCTGGGGCAAGCATGGAACCTTGTCGCCACCTTCGTGCCGAAACTGGTCGGATTCCTGATCATCCTGCTCATCGGCTGGTTGATCGCCAAGGCCGTGTCAAAGGCATTGGGACTGGTTCTGTCGAAGATCGGTTTCGGCAAGCTCATCGAGAAGACCGGACTCACCGGAACGCTCAAACAAGCGAATGTCGACGCGGGCGGGATCCTCGTCAAACTCGTGTACTACTTCATTCTCCTGATCGCGCTGCAACTCGCGTTCGGCGTATTCGGTGAGACCAATCCGGTCAGCGCGCTGCTCAACGAGATCATCGCGTTCCTGCCGCGCATCCTGGTGGCCCTGGTGCTGGTGATCGTCGCGGCCGCCATCGCGAAGGTCGTCCGCGACCTGGTGACCGGCGCGCTGTCCACGCGGCCCGCGGGACGGCTGCTCGGCACGGTCGCCTACTGGCTGATCATGGCGTTCGGCATCATCGCCGCGCTCGGCCAGGTGAACATCGCGACCGCGGTCACCGGACCGATCCTGGTCGCCGTGCTGGCCACCATCGGCGGGGTGATCGTCGTCGGCTTCGGCGGTGGCCTGATCAAGCCGGCGCAGGACCGCTGGCAGGGCTGGCTGGCCAACCTTCAAGGCCAGCTGGAGGCCGGAAACGGCAAGCAAGAGGTCCGTTCGGAGCCGCCGACTTCGCCCGTCGGGATCGGTCGCGTAGATTCCTGA
- a CDS encoding nicotinamide mononucleotide transporter family protein: MDFLLHNGVTVLGQWISFAELAGQIFALAVVFLAQRRTLWTWPVQVGATVLLFSVYLSAHLGGLATRQVAILAISIYGWWAWSRRSDPVYGVVVRKGRLGERLAMLGAFAIGTTAMALVLDALNASWAPWPDAAIFVGTLVAFAAQGAGLVEFWLVWLVVDAIGVPLQLSSGLYFSAAVYIVFAGLVVHGWWSWNRTAKQVRTGVVSASSRVKA; this comes from the coding sequence GTGGACTTCCTGCTGCACAACGGTGTCACGGTGCTCGGACAGTGGATCTCCTTCGCCGAACTGGCGGGGCAGATCTTCGCGCTGGCCGTGGTCTTCCTGGCACAACGCCGCACGTTGTGGACCTGGCCGGTCCAGGTCGGCGCCACCGTGCTGTTGTTCTCGGTCTATCTCTCCGCGCACCTCGGCGGGCTCGCCACCAGGCAGGTCGCGATCCTCGCCATCTCGATCTACGGCTGGTGGGCCTGGTCCCGCCGCAGCGACCCGGTCTACGGCGTCGTCGTCCGCAAGGGCCGCCTCGGCGAGCGCCTGGCGATGCTCGGCGCGTTCGCGATCGGCACCACCGCGATGGCGCTGGTCCTGGACGCGCTGAACGCCTCGTGGGCGCCCTGGCCGGACGCCGCGATCTTCGTCGGCACGCTGGTCGCCTTCGCCGCGCAGGGCGCCGGTCTCGTCGAGTTCTGGCTGGTGTGGCTGGTCGTCGACGCGATCGGCGTGCCGCTGCAGCTCTCGTCGGGCCTCTACTTCTCCGCCGCGGTCTACATCGTGTTCGCCGGGCTGGTCGTCCACGGCTGGTGGAGCTGGAACCGGACGGCGAAGCAGGTCCGCACCGGGGTTGTCAGCGCATCGTCGCGTGTGAAGGCTTGA
- the aceE gene encoding pyruvate dehydrogenase (acetyl-transferring), homodimeric type: MAPQNDGASGKETPARVRVIRDGLAAHLPDIDPEETAEWLDSFDEALARGGQQRARYLMLRILERARERHVGVPALTSTDYVNTIPTENEPWFPGDEEIERRYRAYIRWNAAIMVHRAQRPGVGVGGHISTYGSSAALYEVGFNHFFRGKDHSSGGDQIFIQGHASPGIYARAFLEGRLTENQLDGFRQEFSHAGEGGGLPSYPHPRLMPEFWENPTVSMGLGPMNAIYQARFNRYLRDRGIKDTGDQHVWAFLGDGEMDEPESRGLIHVAAGEGLDNLTFVINCNLQRLDGPVRGNGKIIQELESYFRGAGWNVIKVIWGREWDSLLHADRDGALVNLMNTTPDGDFQTYKANDGAFVREHFFGRDPRTKELVKDLTDADVWNLKRGGHDYRKVYAAYKSSLEHHGQPTVILAHTIKGYGLGPSFEGRNATHQMKKLTLDDLKLFRDAQRIPISDEELERNPKLPPYYHPGKDSAEIEYMIGRRKALGGFLPERRPKASKALVLPGDKVYEGIRKGSGKQEVATTMAFVRLVRELAKDSEIGKRIVPIIPDEARTFGLDSMFPTAKIYNPHGQTYTSVDASLMLAYKESEKGVILHEGINEAGSTASFTAVGTSYATHGEPMIPIYIFYSMFGFQRTGDGLYAAADQMARGFVLGATAGRTTLTGEGLQHADGHSLLLAATNPAVVAYDAAWSFEIAHIVRDGLRRMYGETGPDGNGENIFYYMTIYNEPYQQPAEPENLDVDGLLKGLYRYADAPSGDGPEAQILVSGVTMPDALRAQQMLAEEWGVRAAVWSATSWTELRREAVEVDHDNLLHAGDTPRVPYITQKLSGTSGPVVAVSDWMRAVPDLIRPWVPNDMLTLGTDGFGFSDTRPAARRKFLVDAQSIVVGTLSALAKRGEVDRAKVAEAARKYRLDDVTAAGPQLSDSGSA, encoded by the coding sequence TTGGCCCCGCAGAACGACGGCGCCTCCGGCAAGGAGACCCCGGCACGCGTCCGCGTCATCCGTGACGGACTGGCGGCGCACCTGCCCGACATCGACCCGGAGGAGACTGCCGAATGGCTGGACTCCTTCGACGAGGCGCTGGCCAGGGGTGGTCAGCAGCGCGCCCGTTACCTGATGCTGCGCATCCTCGAGCGGGCCAGGGAACGCCACGTCGGCGTTCCGGCGCTGACGTCGACGGACTACGTCAACACCATCCCCACCGAGAACGAACCCTGGTTCCCCGGTGACGAGGAGATCGAGCGCCGCTACCGCGCCTACATCCGGTGGAACGCCGCGATCATGGTGCACCGCGCGCAGCGGCCCGGCGTCGGTGTCGGCGGTCACATCTCGACCTACGGCTCGTCCGCGGCGCTGTACGAAGTGGGCTTCAACCACTTCTTCCGCGGCAAGGACCACTCCAGCGGTGGCGACCAGATCTTCATCCAGGGTCACGCCTCCCCCGGCATCTACGCCCGCGCGTTCCTCGAGGGCAGGCTGACCGAGAACCAGCTGGACGGGTTCCGCCAGGAGTTCTCGCACGCGGGCGAGGGCGGCGGCCTGCCGTCGTACCCGCACCCGCGGCTGATGCCGGAGTTCTGGGAGAACCCGACCGTGTCCATGGGCCTCGGCCCGATGAACGCGATCTACCAGGCCCGGTTCAACCGCTACCTGCGTGATCGCGGCATCAAGGACACCGGCGATCAGCACGTCTGGGCGTTCCTCGGCGACGGCGAGATGGACGAGCCGGAATCGCGCGGCCTCATCCACGTGGCCGCGGGCGAGGGCCTCGACAACCTGACCTTCGTGATCAACTGCAACCTGCAGCGGCTCGACGGCCCGGTGCGCGGGAACGGCAAGATCATCCAGGAGCTGGAGTCGTACTTCCGCGGCGCCGGCTGGAACGTCATCAAGGTCATCTGGGGCCGCGAGTGGGACTCGCTGCTGCACGCGGACCGCGACGGCGCGCTGGTCAACCTCATGAACACCACGCCGGACGGCGACTTCCAGACCTACAAGGCCAACGACGGCGCCTTCGTCCGCGAGCACTTCTTCGGCCGCGACCCGCGGACCAAGGAACTGGTCAAGGACCTCACCGACGCCGACGTCTGGAACCTCAAGCGCGGCGGCCACGACTACCGCAAGGTCTACGCGGCCTACAAGTCGTCGCTGGAGCACCACGGCCAGCCGACGGTGATCCTGGCCCACACCATCAAGGGATACGGCCTCGGGCCGTCCTTCGAGGGCCGCAACGCCACGCACCAGATGAAGAAGCTCACCCTCGACGACCTCAAGCTGTTCCGGGACGCCCAGCGCATCCCGATCAGCGACGAGGAGCTCGAGCGGAACCCGAAGCTGCCGCCGTACTACCACCCCGGCAAGGACTCGGCGGAGATCGAGTACATGATCGGCCGCCGCAAGGCGCTCGGCGGCTTCCTGCCGGAGCGCCGCCCGAAGGCCTCCAAGGCGCTCGTGCTGCCCGGCGACAAGGTCTACGAAGGCATCCGCAAGGGCTCGGGCAAGCAGGAGGTCGCCACCACGATGGCGTTCGTCCGGCTCGTCCGCGAGCTGGCGAAGGACTCCGAGATCGGCAAGCGGATCGTCCCGATCATCCCGGACGAGGCGCGCACCTTCGGTCTCGACTCGATGTTCCCGACGGCCAAGATCTACAACCCGCACGGCCAGACGTACACGTCGGTCGACGCGAGCCTGATGCTGGCCTACAAGGAGTCCGAAAAGGGCGTCATCCTGCACGAGGGCATCAACGAGGCGGGCTCCACCGCGTCGTTCACCGCCGTCGGCACCTCGTACGCCACGCACGGCGAGCCGATGATCCCGATCTACATCTTCTACTCGATGTTCGGGTTCCAGCGCACCGGTGACGGCCTCTACGCGGCGGCGGACCAGATGGCCCGCGGGTTCGTGCTCGGCGCCACCGCCGGCCGCACCACGCTGACCGGTGAGGGCCTGCAGCACGCGGACGGGCACTCGCTGCTCCTCGCGGCGACCAACCCGGCCGTCGTGGCCTACGACGCGGCGTGGTCGTTCGAGATCGCCCACATCGTGCGGGACGGGCTGCGCCGGATGTACGGCGAGACCGGGCCGGACGGCAACGGCGAGAACATCTTCTACTACATGACGATCTACAACGAGCCCTACCAGCAGCCCGCCGAGCCGGAGAACCTCGACGTCGACGGCCTGCTCAAGGGTCTGTACCGCTACGCCGACGCCCCGTCGGGCGACGGTCCGGAGGCGCAGATCCTGGTGTCCGGTGTCACCATGCCGGACGCGTTGCGGGCGCAGCAGATGCTGGCCGAGGAGTGGGGCGTACGCGCGGCCGTGTGGTCGGCGACGTCGTGGACCGAGCTGCGGCGCGAAGCCGTCGAGGTCGACCACGACAACCTGCTCCACGCGGGCGACACCCCGCGTGTGCCGTACATCACGCAGAAGCTGTCCGGCACGAGCGGACCGGTCGTCGCGGTTTCGGACTGGATGCGCGCCGTCCCGGACCTGATCCGCCCGTGGGTGCCGAACGACATGCTGACGCTGGGCACCGACGGGTTCGGGTTCTCCGACACCCGCCCCGCCGCCCGGCGGAAGTTCCTGGTCGACGCGCAGTCGATCGTGGTCGGCACGCTGAGCGCGCTCGCCAAGCGCGGCGAGGTCGACCGGGCGAAGGTGGCCGAGGCGGCGCGCAAGTACCGCCTCGACGACGTCACCGCCGCGGGACCGCAGTTGTCGGACTCCGGTAGCGCGTAG